In the genome of Dermacentor silvarum isolate Dsil-2018 chromosome 1, BIME_Dsil_1.4, whole genome shotgun sequence, one region contains:
- the LOC119447219 gene encoding translation initiation factor IF-2, whose product MVKGGEAAVKTERDHLKTMEVYLEVLKRLNESVLGKPSAMEKQLDQEIKGSSDLNAQLEKDKQRVDAALRHARALEEEVKRPYDIPNLEERVAELREECKLKEGERAIDEKLQKARLKKHRAAQDELNAFIVQLAKLKVEGATIKTQIQELQDESRHARASATTETSQPVVKTPQSKPCSASLDASNSFHFETLATPSTSKTSISMGAPARLEEEPSAAPSMSPLLMPPPIGARPRPAAGGPKPEYLTLLSELLLQVESATAPKPAARKRPVSSTCVDLSIITPPCKRPQIDDGGALSSTPALKPPHQQLHVPPNERASLPARATPAPPGTQHEVASAPARATSSQPAAANAVLPFGKQTSPGTPQDKRSIPAPPMNRCAPAPNDQGPPGHGRQLEEQTSDFSASSSSAFAGTVVHS is encoded by the coding sequence ATGGTGAAAGGAGGCGAAGCAGCTGTGAAAACCGAGCGAGACCACCTGAAAACTATGGAAGTGTACCTCGAGGTGCTGAAACGATTGAACGAGTCAGTGTTGGGTAAGCCTAGCGCCATGGAGAAGCAGCTCGACCAAGAGATAAAAGGGTCGTCCGACCTAAATGCGCAACTGGAAAAGGACAAGCAACGTGTTGACGCGGCATTACGGCATGCGCGAGCGCTGGAGGAGGAAGTGAAACGCCCTTATGATATTCCGAACCTGGAAGAACGCGTCGCGGAGCTACGGGAAGAATGCAAATTAAAGGAAGGAGAGCGCGCCATCGATGAGAAACTGCAAAAGGCGCGCTTAAAAAAACACAGGGCTGCCCAAGATGAACTCAATGCATTCATAGTTCAGCTCGCCAAGCTTAAAGTCGAAGGCGCAACTATAAAAACGCAAATTCAGGAGTTGCAAGACGAAAGCCGACATGCAAGGGCTTCTGCAACGACTGAGACATCGCAGCCTGTCGTTAAAACTCCTCAAAGCAAGCCCTGTTCAGCGTCACTTGATGCATCAAATTCATTCCATTTTGAAACACTTGCCACTCCAAGTACCAGCAAGACGAGCATCTCAATGGGAGCCCCTGCGAGGCTAGAGGAAGAACCAAGTGCCGCTCCAAGCATGTCACCACTGTTGATGCCGCCACCAATCGGTGCACGACCAAGGCCTGCCGCCGGAGGCCCTAAGCCCGAGTATTTGACATTACTGAGTGAACTACTACTGCAGGTTGAGTCGGCCACTGCACCCAAGCCTGCAGCACGGAAACGACCTGTGTCGTCCACTTGTGTAGATTTAAGCATAATCACTCCTCCTTGCAAACGGCCACAAATTGATGATGGTGGTGCTTTGTCATCTACACCAGCTCTCAAACCACCACATCAACAGCTTCACGTTCCTCCTAATGAGAGAGCCTCTCTGCCAGCAAGAGCCACTCCTGCGCCACCTGGCACCCAGCATGAGGTTGCCTCTGCACCTGCTCGAGCCACTTCGTCCCAGCCTGCAGCTGCTAATGCTGTCTTACCCTTTGGCAAACAAACCTCGCCAGGAACACCACAAGATAAACGCTCTATTCCTGCCCCTCCAATGAACCGCTGTGCTCCCGCACCAAATGACCAGGGACCTCCAGGACATGGAAGACAGCTAGAGGAACAAACCTCAGATTTCTCAGCCTCCAGCTCGTCAGCATTTGCTGGAACAGTTGTCCACAGCTAG